From one Thalassobaculum sp. OXR-137 genomic stretch:
- the mtaB gene encoding tRNA (N(6)-L-threonylcarbamoyladenosine(37)-C(2))-methylthiotransferase MtaB → MAHQADTATAPSHRVETFGCRLNAHESDLIQGHLAASGAGDTIVVNTCAVTSEAERQSRQAIRRLIRENPNAQVVVTGCAAQIDPDRYAAIPGVARVVGNEEKLRPETWNAPATDDAPRILVNDIMSVRETAAHLVTEAQGRERAIVQVQQGCDHRCTFCVIPFGRGNSRSVPMGVIVEQVRTLVASGYREMVLSGVDITSYGGDLPGKPSLGQMVRRLLALVPELPRLRLSSVDPVELDDDIWRLLESEPRFMPHLHLSLQAGDDMVLKRMKRRHLRDDAIRVVERARALRPDVAFGADVIAGFPTESDEMHANTAALLRDLGLQYLHIFPYSPRPGTPAARMPQVHGDARKARAAELRAIGADNLARWLDTRIGTAERVLVERDGMGHGESFAEIRVAGGAAAGEIVEVTVTGRDGTVLIGERTARAAA, encoded by the coding sequence ATGGCGCATCAGGCTGACACCGCGACAGCTCCCTCTCACCGGGTCGAGACCTTCGGCTGCCGGCTGAACGCGCACGAGTCCGACCTGATCCAGGGCCACCTGGCGGCGTCCGGTGCCGGCGACACCATCGTGGTCAATACCTGCGCCGTCACCTCGGAAGCCGAGCGCCAGTCGCGCCAGGCGATCCGCCGGCTGATCCGCGAGAACCCGAACGCCCAGGTGGTCGTCACCGGCTGCGCCGCACAGATCGACCCGGACCGCTACGCCGCCATCCCCGGCGTCGCCCGCGTGGTCGGCAACGAGGAGAAGCTGCGGCCGGAGACCTGGAACGCGCCGGCCACCGACGACGCGCCGAGGATCCTGGTCAACGACATCATGAGCGTGCGCGAGACCGCCGCCCATCTGGTCACCGAGGCCCAGGGGCGCGAGCGCGCCATCGTCCAGGTCCAGCAGGGCTGCGACCACCGCTGCACCTTCTGCGTAATCCCCTTCGGCCGCGGCAACAGCCGCTCGGTGCCCATGGGCGTGATCGTCGAGCAGGTCCGCACCCTGGTCGCGTCCGGCTATCGCGAGATGGTGCTGAGCGGGGTCGATATCACCTCCTATGGCGGCGACCTGCCCGGCAAGCCGTCGCTCGGCCAGATGGTGCGCCGCCTGCTCGCCCTGGTGCCGGAGCTGCCGAGGCTGCGCCTGTCCTCGGTCGATCCGGTGGAGCTGGACGACGATATCTGGCGGCTGCTGGAGAGCGAGCCGCGGTTCATGCCGCATCTGCATCTGAGCCTGCAGGCGGGTGACGACATGGTGCTGAAGCGCATGAAGCGCCGCCATCTGCGCGACGACGCGATCCGGGTGGTCGAGCGCGCCCGCGCCCTGCGCCCGGACGTGGCCTTCGGCGCCGACGTGATCGCCGGCTTCCCGACCGAGAGCGACGAGATGCACGCCAACACGGCCGCCCTGCTGCGCGATCTCGGGCTGCAGTACCTGCACATCTTCCCCTATTCCCCGCGTCCCGGCACCCCGGCCGCCCGCATGCCCCAGGTCCATGGCGATGCCCGCAAGGCGCGCGCGGCCGAGCTGCGGGCCATCGGCGCCGACAACCTGGCGCGCTGGCTCGACACCCGCATCGGCACGGCGGAGCGGGTGCTGGTCGAGCGCGACGGCATGGGCCATGGCGAGAGCTTCGCCGAGATCCGGGTCGCCGGCGGTGCGGCGGCGGGCGAGATCGTCGAGGTCACCGTCACCGGCCGCGACGGCACCGTCCTGATCGGCGAGCGGACAGCCCGGGCCGCCGCATGA
- the ftsY gene encoding signal recognition particle-docking protein FtsY, producing the protein MTDTETDGTPKKGWFARLREGLSKSSKRLVDGIGGLFTKRKLDDATLEELEELLITADLGVETAMKLTGNLAREKFDKEVTGDEVRAAFAEDIAEILGPVAKPLDPVGHKPFVVLMVGVNGSGKTTTIGKLAHQWTREGKSVMLAAGDTFRAAAIEQLKVWGERAKVPVIEKPHGSEAAALAFDALAAAKAAGTDVLMIDTAGRLQNKTLLMDELAKVVRVIKKQDPTAPHATVLVLDGTVGQNAHAQVKAFKEMVDITGLVVTKLDGSARGGVVVALAQSVGLPVHAVGVGEGADDLRPFEARAFANSLMGIEG; encoded by the coding sequence ATGACCGATACCGAGACCGACGGCACCCCGAAAAAGGGCTGGTTCGCCCGCCTGCGCGAGGGCCTGTCCAAGTCGTCCAAGCGGCTTGTGGACGGCATCGGCGGGCTGTTCACCAAGCGCAAGCTGGACGACGCCACGCTGGAAGAGCTGGAGGAGTTGCTGATCACCGCCGATCTCGGGGTCGAGACGGCGATGAAGCTGACCGGCAACCTGGCCCGCGAGAAATTTGACAAGGAAGTCACCGGCGACGAGGTCCGCGCCGCCTTCGCCGAGGACATCGCCGAGATCCTGGGCCCGGTCGCCAAGCCGCTGGACCCGGTCGGGCACAAGCCCTTCGTGGTGCTGATGGTCGGCGTCAACGGGTCGGGCAAGACCACGACCATCGGCAAGCTGGCGCATCAATGGACCCGCGAGGGCAAGTCGGTGATGCTGGCCGCCGGCGACACCTTCCGCGCCGCCGCCATCGAACAGCTCAAGGTCTGGGGCGAGCGGGCGAAGGTCCCGGTGATCGAGAAGCCGCACGGCTCCGAAGCCGCCGCCCTGGCCTTCGACGCCCTGGCCGCCGCCAAGGCCGCCGGCACCGACGTGCTGATGATCGACACCGCCGGCCGCCTGCAGAACAAGACCCTGCTGATGGACGAGCTCGCCAAGGTGGTCCGGGTGATCAAGAAGCAGGATCCTACCGCCCCCCACGCCACCGTCCTGGTGCTGGACGGCACGGTCGGCCAGAACGCCCATGCCCAGGTGAAGGCGTTCAAGGAGATGGTCGACATCACCGGCCTGGTGGTCACCAAGCTGGACGGCTCGGCCCGCGGCGGCGTGGTCGTCGCCCTGGCCCAGAGCGTCGGCCTGCCGGTGCACGCGGTCGGCGTCGGCGAAGGGGCCGACGACCTGCGCCCGTTCGAGGCCCGCGCCTTCGCCAATTCGCTGATGGGGATCGAGGGGTAA
- the greB gene encoding transcription elongation factor GreB, protein MNKAFVKEEDGGLDDWDETDEVHDDAEEALDAQLGRNLITPKGLEALRAELKHLRSVERPKVVEVVSWAAGNGDRSENGDYIYGKKRLREIDRRMRYLSKRIDTAEPVDPALQTHLDRVFFGATVTYAELHDDGSETEHTIRIVGVDEADTDKGDVSWISPIAKALMKAEVGDAVTVYAPQGPKELEVVAVRYDTD, encoded by the coding sequence ATGAACAAGGCATTCGTAAAAGAAGAAGATGGCGGGCTCGACGATTGGGACGAGACCGATGAGGTGCATGACGACGCCGAGGAGGCGCTCGATGCGCAGTTGGGCCGCAACCTCATCACGCCGAAAGGGCTGGAGGCGCTGAGGGCCGAGCTGAAGCATCTGCGCAGCGTTGAGCGGCCGAAGGTGGTGGAGGTCGTGTCCTGGGCCGCCGGCAACGGCGACCGCTCGGAGAACGGCGACTACATCTACGGCAAGAAGCGCCTGCGCGAGATCGACCGCCGCATGCGCTACCTGTCCAAGCGGATCGACACCGCCGAACCAGTCGACCCGGCACTGCAGACCCATCTGGACCGGGTGTTCTTCGGCGCGACCGTGACCTATGCCGAGCTACACGACGACGGCTCGGAGACCGAGCACACGATCCGCATCGTCGGCGTCGACGAAGCCGATACCGACAAGGGCGATGTGAGCTGGATCTCGCCGATCGCCAAGGCGCTGATGAAGGCGGAGGTCGGTGATGCCGTCACCGTCTACGCGCCCCAGGGCCCCAAGGAGCTCGAGGTCGTCGCCGTCCGCTACGATACGGACTGA
- a CDS encoding DUF2061 domain-containing protein encodes MAVRRQRRRHVGALALVLAAGLWLSSVSQASAQTQATADTGMSEVWERNLYKTLTYEVMANGFDIVLYGAMLGGTVAAAPAFILTNAALSTVAYYTHETAWDLGFSDPQPLGGWTLPARATSFRVVSSAKNYGLGLLFTADPATAAGFTAVSAVGDLSIYLINDLAWSLYWPINAAPEPHTVEIAY; translated from the coding sequence ATGGCGGTGAGGCGTCAGCGACGACGGCACGTCGGCGCACTGGCCCTGGTCCTGGCGGCTGGGCTCTGGCTGTCGAGTGTCTCGCAGGCCTCCGCACAGACACAAGCGACCGCCGATACCGGCATGTCCGAGGTCTGGGAGCGGAACCTCTACAAGACCCTCACCTACGAGGTGATGGCCAACGGGTTCGACATCGTCCTCTACGGCGCGATGCTGGGCGGGACCGTGGCGGCCGCCCCGGCCTTCATCCTCACCAACGCCGCCCTGTCGACCGTGGCGTATTATACCCACGAGACGGCCTGGGATCTGGGTTTCAGCGATCCGCAGCCGCTCGGCGGCTGGACCCTTCCGGCCCGCGCGACGAGCTTTCGGGTCGTCAGCTCGGCAAAAAACTACGGGCTCGGATTGCTGTTCACCGCCGATCCGGCCACGGCAGCCGGGTTCACCGCGGTCAGCGCGGTGGGGGATCTTTCCATCTATCTGATCAACGATCTCGCCTGGTCTCTGTATTGGCCGATCAACGCGGCACCGGAACCGCACACCGTGGAGATCGCCTATTAG
- a CDS encoding SDR family oxidoreductase: MADRKKAVVVGALGVIGRKLIEDLGRRGGWEIVGLSRRAPDFDSPASYISVDLLDRADAEAKLGALTDVTHVFYCAFQARPTWAEHSAPNLAMLVNAVEPIEKASPGLEHVHLIEGNKWYGSHLGPFKTPARETDPPHMLPNFYYDQEMWLRAAQKGKTWTWTALRPQTVCGFALGNPMNITTCIAVYATISKELGLPLRFPGKPGAYEAVYQVCDNQHLANAMVWCGTDPNAANNVFNITNGDFFRWKNVWGQFARFFDMEVGDLQTISLTDFMADKGPLWDSIVEKYGLQKIPYKDVAAWPFADYVFGTDWDVMTDTLKLRLHGFHDCLRTDEMFLRIFQEFRDMKVVP; the protein is encoded by the coding sequence ATGGCGGATCGGAAGAAGGCGGTGGTGGTCGGCGCGCTCGGCGTGATCGGCCGCAAACTGATCGAGGATCTGGGACGACGCGGCGGCTGGGAGATCGTCGGCCTGTCGCGGCGCGCGCCCGATTTCGACAGCCCCGCCTCCTACATCTCCGTCGATCTGCTCGACCGGGCCGACGCGGAAGCCAAGCTCGGCGCCCTCACCGACGTCACCCATGTCTTCTACTGCGCCTTCCAGGCCCGCCCGACCTGGGCGGAGCATTCCGCACCGAACCTCGCGATGCTGGTCAACGCGGTGGAGCCGATCGAGAAGGCATCGCCGGGGCTGGAGCATGTCCACCTGATCGAGGGCAACAAGTGGTACGGCTCCCATCTCGGGCCGTTCAAGACGCCCGCCCGCGAGACCGACCCGCCGCACATGCTGCCGAACTTCTACTACGACCAGGAAATGTGGCTGCGCGCGGCCCAGAAGGGCAAGACGTGGACCTGGACCGCCCTGCGGCCCCAGACCGTCTGCGGCTTCGCGCTCGGCAACCCGATGAACATCACCACCTGCATCGCGGTCTACGCCACGATCTCCAAGGAGCTGGGCCTGCCCCTGCGCTTCCCGGGCAAGCCGGGGGCCTACGAGGCGGTCTATCAGGTCTGCGACAACCAGCACCTGGCCAACGCCATGGTCTGGTGCGGCACCGATCCGAACGCGGCGAACAACGTGTTCAACATCACCAATGGCGACTTCTTCCGCTGGAAGAATGTGTGGGGCCAGTTCGCGCGGTTCTTTGACATGGAGGTCGGAGATCTGCAAACCATCTCCCTGACCGATTTCATGGCCGACAAGGGACCGCTGTGGGACAGCATCGTCGAGAAGTACGGGCTTCAGAAGATCCCCTACAAGGATGTGGCCGCCTGGCCCTTCGCCGACTACGTCTTCGGCACCGACTGGGACGTGATGACCGACACGCTGAAACTGCGCCTGCACGGCTTCCACGACTGCCTGCGCACCGACGAGATGTTCCTGCGCATCTTCCAGGAGTTCCGCGACATGAAGGTGGTGCCCTGA
- a CDS encoding CAP domain-containing protein, with the protein MTVAALPALADARAELIGALNQDRLSRGLPALVEAPALMQAAEAHVGDMVQRGYVDVRAPDGTDAGIWLQRAGVETPVFSAVAVSNLPEHWSLAKAVLRTQSMADVLAAPGRVQIGVGFHEDMFRLANGGLTAEAWSIIVAQDTPAPVPDAEAELLRQINAARARKGIGPVRINDKLMRAAEMQAEDMAANSYIGHGSPGGPSLIDRVKAVGYDFDWAAENTAAGQGSAQLAVEAWDSSPGHAKTLYGIEFDEIGIAYRYGPIKKGALVLPHLWVAVFGKR; encoded by the coding sequence ATGACGGTGGCGGCCCTGCCCGCCCTGGCCGACGCGCGGGCCGAACTGATCGGCGCCCTGAACCAGGATCGGCTGAGCCGGGGCCTGCCGGCGCTGGTGGAGGCGCCCGCCCTGATGCAGGCGGCCGAGGCCCATGTGGGCGACATGGTCCAGCGCGGCTATGTCGATGTGCGGGCTCCCGACGGCACGGATGCCGGCATCTGGCTGCAGCGCGCTGGGGTGGAGACACCCGTCTTCAGCGCCGTCGCCGTCAGCAACCTGCCGGAGCACTGGAGCCTGGCCAAGGCAGTCCTGCGCACCCAGTCCATGGCCGACGTGCTGGCGGCACCGGGCAGGGTGCAGATCGGTGTCGGCTTCCACGAGGACATGTTCCGCCTGGCCAATGGCGGGCTGACGGCGGAGGCCTGGTCGATCATCGTCGCCCAGGACACCCCCGCCCCGGTGCCGGATGCCGAGGCCGAACTGCTGCGCCAGATCAATGCCGCGCGCGCCCGCAAGGGGATCGGCCCGGTGCGGATCAACGACAAGCTCATGCGCGCCGCCGAGATGCAGGCCGAGGACATGGCCGCAAACAGCTATATCGGCCATGGCAGCCCCGGCGGCCCGTCCCTGATCGACCGGGTCAAGGCGGTGGGCTACGACTTCGACTGGGCGGCGGAGAACACGGCGGCCGGCCAGGGCTCGGCACAGTTGGCGGTGGAGGCCTGGGACTCCAGCCCCGGCCACGCCAAGACCCTCTACGGCATCGAATTCGACGAGATCGGCATCGCCTACCGCTACGGCCCGATCAAGAAGGGCGCGCTGGTCCTGCCCCATCTCTGGGTCGCGGTTTTCGGCAAGCGGTGA
- a CDS encoding VOC family protein — translation MTDSPLALAGLDHVVLRARDIDAMLSFYRDVLGLKVAKHNEPLGLWHLDAGGSMIDLVDVNGTLGQAGGPAPDGAPNVDHVAIKLATFDEAAIRDYLVSKGVAPEETKVRFGARGDGPSIYMKDPDGNGVELTGVSA, via the coding sequence ATGACCGATAGCCCCCTCGCCCTCGCCGGTCTCGACCATGTGGTGCTGCGCGCCCGCGACATCGACGCGATGCTCTCCTTCTACCGCGACGTGCTCGGCCTGAAGGTGGCCAAGCACAACGAACCGCTGGGACTGTGGCATCTGGATGCCGGCGGCTCGATGATCGACCTGGTGGACGTGAACGGCACCCTGGGCCAGGCCGGCGGCCCGGCCCCGGACGGCGCGCCGAACGTCGATCACGTGGCGATCAAGCTGGCGACCTTCGACGAGGCGGCGATCCGCGATTATCTGGTCTCCAAGGGCGTGGCGCCGGAGGAGACCAAGGTGCGGTTCGGCGCGCGCGGCGACGGCCCGTCGATCTACATGAAAGACCCCGACGGCAACGGGGTGGAGCTGACCGGCGTGTCGGCATGA
- a CDS encoding mandelate racemase/muconate lactonizing enzyme family protein yields the protein MKVTGIETIRLDEFPNLLWVHVETDEGLKGLGETFYGAQSAEAHVHAIIAPYLLGQDPLQIERHHANLIGYVGFTGAGAEQRGRSAVDIALWDLWGKASGQPIHQLLGGASRDDIRVYNTCAGYQYVRQKPVQGTQNFGLGGAEGPYEDLDAFLNNADELAQSLLEMGIDAMKIWPFDYAAEASQGQYISASDLKKGLEPFEKIRAAVGDRMDIMCELHSMWNRPSAVKIARALEEIGPLWVEDPVFMDHLGSLGEVARSTTSPIAVGETRGGKADFRYLVELDALSVIIADLTWCGGLTEGRKISTLCDAWHVPVAFHDCTGPVALTASTHLALHTRNCFIQEMVRAFYYGWYGELVTQLPPVEKGRIRAPDGPGLGLELIPDIAKRPDAQVRRSTL from the coding sequence GTGAAGGTCACCGGCATCGAGACCATCCGCCTGGATGAATTCCCGAACCTGCTCTGGGTTCATGTCGAAACCGACGAAGGCCTGAAGGGGCTGGGCGAAACCTTCTACGGCGCCCAGTCGGCCGAGGCCCATGTCCACGCCATCATCGCCCCCTACCTGCTGGGCCAGGACCCGCTGCAGATCGAGCGGCATCACGCCAACCTGATCGGCTATGTCGGCTTCACCGGCGCCGGCGCCGAGCAGCGCGGCCGCTCCGCCGTCGACATCGCGCTGTGGGATCTCTGGGGCAAGGCGTCGGGCCAGCCGATCCACCAGCTTCTCGGCGGCGCCAGCCGCGACGACATCCGCGTCTACAACACCTGCGCCGGCTATCAGTACGTCCGCCAGAAGCCGGTCCAGGGCACGCAGAATTTCGGCCTCGGCGGCGCCGAGGGGCCCTATGAGGATCTGGATGCCTTCCTGAACAACGCCGACGAGCTCGCCCAGTCGCTTCTGGAGATGGGCATCGACGCCATGAAGATCTGGCCGTTCGACTACGCCGCCGAGGCGAGCCAGGGCCAGTACATCTCGGCCTCCGACCTGAAGAAGGGGCTGGAGCCGTTCGAGAAGATCCGGGCCGCCGTCGGCGACCGCATGGACATCATGTGCGAGCTGCACTCCATGTGGAACCGGCCGAGCGCGGTGAAGATCGCCCGCGCCCTGGAGGAGATCGGTCCGCTCTGGGTCGAGGATCCGGTGTTCATGGACCACCTGGGCAGCCTTGGCGAGGTCGCCCGCTCCACCACCTCGCCGATCGCCGTCGGCGAGACCCGGGGCGGGAAGGCCGACTTCCGCTATCTGGTGGAGCTCGACGCCCTGAGCGTCATCATCGCCGACCTGACCTGGTGCGGCGGGCTGACCGAGGGGCGCAAGATCTCCACACTCTGCGATGCCTGGCACGTGCCGGTGGCGTTCCACGACTGCACCGGCCCGGTGGCGCTGACCGCCTCCACACATCTGGCGCTGCACACCCGGAACTGCTTCATTCAGGAGATGGTGCGGGCCTTCTATTACGGCTGGTACGGCGAGCTGGTCACCCAGTTGCCGCCGGTGGAGAAGGGCCGGATCCGCGCACCGGACGGGCCCGGGCTCGGCCTGGAGCTGATCCCGGACATCGCCAAGCGGCCGGACGCGCAGGTCCGCCGCAGCACCCTCTGA
- a CDS encoding PAS domain-containing sensor histidine kinase, whose amino-acid sequence MTFGVDFWIATAVAVGAIAVSAWLWSRVRSLAAAQRTSAAEVDRLQSFIAVSSDWTWEQDDQFRFTYVSDTVVDILGLSAAFCLGKTRREVAPESLDNLAFVVHEQQQALHAPIRNLRMRFKLPNDQIRYVEIDGDPVFDAGGRFMGYRGVGRDVTFLVEAEREASETQRRFLSAIEARSEGISFWDRDDRLRLYNSAYITLATGAESTLREGVYFQDYLQASVNSGVIPDAVGREEQWIADRLEMRKRAPSSHEMMRGERWLKVSELRTSDGWLLQTVLDISEAKERESAMRRAVAEAEIANRAKMEFLAVMSHELRTPLNAIIGFSDVIRNRVLGDAMDTYMRYAEHINESGTHLLALINDLLDVSRIEAGRLELEETAFSVSELMGECARMLRVRADDKDVDLTTDAGEPSLGLHADRRAVKQIIVNLVSNAIKFTTAGGKVHLRATLDEVGQVRIVVSDTGIGIPADRHEVVFRPFEQLENAHSRRHDGTGLGLYITRNLIEAHRGAIALDSVVGDGTTVTVTFPAERTLELRAEPSVAAGRSPVSD is encoded by the coding sequence TTGACCTTCGGAGTTGATTTCTGGATCGCCACGGCCGTGGCGGTTGGGGCAATTGCCGTATCAGCCTGGCTCTGGAGCCGTGTGAGGTCGCTCGCCGCCGCCCAACGGACCTCCGCCGCGGAAGTCGACCGGTTGCAGTCCTTCATCGCGGTGTCCTCCGACTGGACGTGGGAGCAGGACGACCAGTTCCGGTTCACCTATGTCTCCGACACGGTGGTCGACATCCTCGGCCTCTCGGCCGCGTTCTGCCTGGGCAAGACCCGACGCGAGGTCGCGCCAGAGTCCCTGGATAACCTCGCCTTCGTCGTGCACGAGCAGCAACAGGCCCTGCATGCGCCGATCCGCAACCTGCGCATGCGTTTCAAACTGCCCAACGATCAGATCCGCTATGTGGAGATCGACGGCGATCCGGTCTTCGACGCCGGAGGCCGGTTCATGGGCTATCGCGGCGTCGGGCGCGACGTCACCTTTCTGGTCGAGGCGGAGCGGGAAGCCTCGGAGACCCAGCGCCGGTTCCTCAGCGCGATCGAGGCCCGCTCCGAGGGGATTTCGTTCTGGGATCGCGACGACCGGCTCCGGCTCTACAACAGCGCCTATATCACCCTGGCAACCGGTGCCGAGAGCACCCTGCGCGAGGGCGTCTATTTCCAGGACTACCTGCAGGCGTCGGTGAACAGCGGTGTGATCCCCGATGCCGTCGGCCGGGAGGAGCAGTGGATCGCCGACCGCCTGGAGATGCGCAAACGTGCCCCCAGCAGTCATGAGATGATGCGGGGCGAACGCTGGCTCAAGGTCAGCGAGTTGCGGACGTCCGACGGCTGGCTGCTGCAGACCGTGCTGGACATCAGCGAGGCCAAGGAGCGCGAGTCCGCCATGCGCCGAGCCGTGGCCGAGGCGGAGATCGCCAACCGCGCGAAGATGGAGTTCCTGGCGGTGATGAGCCACGAGCTGCGCACGCCGCTGAACGCCATCATCGGCTTCTCCGACGTCATCCGGAACCGGGTGCTGGGCGACGCCATGGACACCTACATGCGTTACGCCGAGCACATCAACGAATCCGGCACGCATCTGTTGGCGCTGATCAACGATCTGCTCGACGTCTCGCGCATAGAGGCCGGACGGCTCGAGCTGGAAGAGACCGCCTTCAGCGTCAGCGAGCTCATGGGAGAATGCGCCCGGATGCTGCGGGTCCGCGCCGACGACAAGGATGTGGACCTCACCACCGATGCCGGCGAGCCCAGCCTGGGGCTGCATGCCGACCGCCGAGCCGTGAAGCAGATCATCGTCAATCTTGTGTCCAATGCCATCAAGTTCACCACCGCCGGAGGCAAGGTGCACCTGCGGGCGACGCTGGACGAGGTGGGGCAGGTGCGGATTGTCGTCTCGGACACCGGCATCGGCATCCCTGCCGATCGACACGAGGTCGTGTTCCGGCCGTTCGAGCAGTTGGAAAACGCCCATTCCCGGCGCCATGACGGCACCGGGCTGGGGCTCTACATCACCCGCAATCTCATCGAAGCCCATCGCGGCGCGATCGCCTTGGACAGCGTGGTCGGCGACGGCACGACGGTGACCGTGACTTTCCCGGCGGAACGTACCCTTGAACTGCGGGCCGAGCCGTCCGTGGCCGCCGGACGGTCTCCGGTCTCGGACTGA
- a CDS encoding methyl-accepting chemotaxis protein produces MRIIHRIFLGYAGVLLLMLGLAVVAVVQVNSISASLGIINDVNSVKQRYAINFRGSVHDRAISIRDVVLFETDAERDAAIKEIRQLEAFYAEAATGMQEIFAARNNSTAEELEILAAIQKTEAETLPLIEQIIGLRRDGDVVQAHEILMDEARPLFIRWLAQINQFIDLQEEFNRAEGTEVRNTADGFQLFMFAAFSIALLLALALGAWAVAAFRPLRASTDAMRRLAAGDLSVDIPTTKDRHEVGDIIRSLETFKSSAVEKEQMGVRQAERDRQAAEEKREDMRRLAESFKTSVGTVIEGVSASALELQETAKTMSSTAEQANALATSVGTASDDASTNVQTVASATEELSASIGEITRQISDSNSISRRAVETAEATNTKVAALAEGATKIGNIVSLIQEIAEQTNLLALNATIEAARAGDAGKGFAVVASEVKNLANQTAKATDEISAQVTAMQGSTTDTVAAIEEITSVIRQINENAGGIASAVEQQNASTQEIARNVQEASAATNKVTTTISDVRSGATSTGQAAKEVLTRSETLSNQSQALRVEVDKFLAELQAS; encoded by the coding sequence ATGCGCATCATACACCGGATATTTCTCGGCTACGCTGGCGTTCTCCTGCTGATGCTCGGTCTGGCGGTCGTGGCCGTGGTTCAGGTCAATTCGATCAGCGCCAGTCTCGGCATCATCAATGACGTCAACAGCGTGAAACAGCGGTATGCCATCAACTTCCGCGGCAGCGTTCATGACCGTGCGATTTCTATCCGAGACGTCGTCCTTTTCGAGACAGATGCCGAGCGCGATGCCGCGATCAAGGAGATCAGGCAGCTTGAGGCATTCTACGCCGAGGCGGCAACCGGCATGCAGGAGATCTTCGCTGCGCGGAACAACAGCACTGCGGAAGAGCTAGAAATCCTGGCCGCCATCCAGAAGACCGAGGCCGAAACCCTCCCGCTCATTGAGCAGATCATCGGCTTGCGGCGAGATGGTGACGTCGTCCAGGCGCATGAGATTCTGATGGATGAGGCGCGACCCCTGTTCATTCGGTGGCTGGCGCAGATCAACCAGTTTATCGATCTGCAGGAAGAGTTTAACAGAGCCGAAGGTACCGAGGTACGCAACACGGCGGACGGCTTCCAGCTCTTCATGTTCGCAGCCTTCTCTATCGCCCTTTTGCTGGCGCTTGCGCTGGGTGCCTGGGCTGTGGCCGCATTCCGCCCGCTTCGTGCCTCTACCGACGCCATGCGTCGGCTTGCCGCCGGCGATCTATCCGTCGACATCCCAACGACCAAGGATCGCCACGAAGTGGGCGACATCATCCGGAGCCTCGAGACCTTCAAATCGTCGGCCGTCGAGAAAGAGCAAATGGGCGTGCGACAGGCCGAACGCGATCGCCAGGCGGCCGAGGAGAAGCGCGAAGACATGCGCCGCCTTGCAGAGTCGTTCAAGACCAGCGTCGGAACCGTGATCGAAGGCGTGTCCGCCTCAGCACTGGAGCTGCAGGAGACGGCGAAGACGATGTCGTCCACAGCAGAACAGGCCAACGCGCTCGCTACATCCGTCGGCACCGCATCGGATGACGCATCGACCAACGTCCAGACCGTCGCGTCGGCGACCGAAGAACTCTCAGCCTCGATCGGCGAGATCACCCGTCAGATCAGCGACTCCAATTCGATCTCGCGCCGGGCCGTTGAGACCGCCGAAGCCACCAACACCAAAGTCGCCGCGCTGGCCGAAGGGGCAACCAAGATCGGCAACATCGTCAGCCTGATCCAGGAGATCGCGGAGCAGACCAACCTGCTGGCCCTGAACGCCACCATCGAAGCGGCCCGTGCCGGCGATGCGGGAAAGGGATTTGCCGTCGTCGCGTCTGAGGTCAAGAACCTCGCCAACCAGACCGCCAAGGCCACCGACGAAATCTCCGCTCAAGTCACCGCAATGCAAGGATCTACGACGGACACGGTCGCAGCGATCGAGGAGATCACCTCCGTCATCCGGCAGATAAACGAGAACGCCGGCGGTATTGCCTCCGCTGTCGAACAGCAAAACGCCTCGACACAGGAAATCGCCCGCAACGTTCAGGAAGCGTCTGCCGCGACCAACAAAGTAACAACCACGATCAGCGACGTCCGCTCCGGCGCAACGAGCACCGGCCAAGCGGCGAAAGAGGTGCTTACCCGCTCAGAAACACTGTCGAACCAATCGCAAGCGCTCCGCGTCGAAGTGGACAAGTTCCTGGCCGAGTTGCAAGCAAGCTGA